In Rhinoderma darwinii isolate aRhiDar2 chromosome 9, aRhiDar2.hap1, whole genome shotgun sequence, the following are encoded in one genomic region:
- the TK2 gene encoding thymidine kinase 2, mitochondrial, translating into MLFPAAARACGRLCVVIRRPPAGVWPITSRLLHDDGEGNGLRNKAKSTICVEGNIASGKTSCLEYFSNAANLEVMTEPVAKWRNVQGHNPLSLMYMDPTRWGLTLQTYVQLTMLDIHTRSSLAPLKMMERSIHSAKYIFVENLYRSGKMPEVDYVVLTEWFNWITKNIDLSVDLIVYLRTTPETCYQRLKMRCREEERVIPLEYLHAIHGLYEEWLIKRSSFSVPAPVLVIDADKNMEEMIQHYEENRGKILAA; encoded by the exons ATGTTATTCCCAGCAGCGGCCCGAGCCTGCGGCAGGTTGTGTGTTGTGATACGGCGGCCTCCAGCCGGGGTCTGGCCCATCACGAGCCGGTTATTACACGACGACGGTGAAG GTAATGGCCTGAGAAACAAAGCTAAAAGTACA atTTGTGTGGAGGGAAACATAGCGAGTGGAAAAACCAGCTGTCTAGAATATTTCTCGAATGCTGCGAACCTTGAG GTTATGACAGAACCTGTAGCAAAATGGAGAAATGTCCAAGGCCACAATCCGCTG AGTCTAATGTACATGGATCCAACGAGATGGGGGCTAACACTGCAGACCTACGTTCAGCTCACAATGCTGGATATCCACACCAGGTCATCg CTTGCTCCGCTTAAAATGATGGAGAGGTCAATCCATAGTGCAAAGTACATATTTGTGGAAAACCTTTATAGAAG CGGAAAGATGCCTGAAGTGGATTATGTGGTTTTAACAGAGTGGTTTAACTGGATCACAAAGAATATCGACCTCTCTGTCGACCTGATAG TTTATCTACGTACAACCCCTGAAACCTGTTACCAAAGGCTAAAGATGAGGTGTagagaagaagagcgggtgataCCACTG GAATACCTGCACGCCATACACGGGCTCTATGAAGAGTGGCTCATTAAGCGGAGCTCGTTTTCAGTGCCTGCACCGGTTCTT